Sequence from the Deltaproteobacteria bacterium genome:
GAGGGGATAGAACGACGGATCCTGGGGAGCGACGAGGAGGATAATGCCAGAGTCGAATTTCGAAAGGATATCCAGAAACAATATGCCTCGAAGACCTTGACCCAGGATATGCTGCTTCACGGTAAATCCATTGAGGAAACAGATGTTTACGAGAACCTCTACGAGCGATACGTACACAACCTGAAGGCCAAGGTCATGGATCCCTTTCTCAAGAATGAAAATTTCAGGAGGGCCATCAAGGATTACGATACGGATTCCTTCAAGACCTATGATCGTCGAATCCGGGAAGAGGTCACCTTTCTCATGAAAAACCTGAACGAGAAGTATGGTTACTCCGAACAAGGGGCCAAGGAAATCTGTATGTATGTCATAGACAACAACCTGGCGGAAACCTTTTCGGAGTAAATCATGATGGCCTGAGGGGCCCCTTAAAAACGAGACACGTTCTCGGCGAAAACCGGGTCCTTGAGGAGCCTTTTAGCAAACTTGATGTATTTCGTAACAATAGCCCGCACGGCCAGTTGCAGCGTATAGGACCGGATGGGCTTTTCAATGAGATAATTGATATCCGAGGCCACGCACATGTCCACGATATTGTCGCTCGCGTTCCCGGTGATGATAATGGTGTCCTCATAGGCCATTGGAAATTTATCTACGATACTGTCAAGGAAGGTGAAAGCGGTTTTCTCCCCCAGGAACACATCCAGGACAAAGATCGCCACACCCGTTCCTCTATCCATGCAGAAGGCGAAGGCTTCAGAGGAATCGGTAAAGGCGAATACTTTTCCCCAGGTGTAGAAGCGCTGTACGATCTGGGAGATGAGATCGCACACGACAGGGTCGTCATCTACAATGATTACATCCAAGCTGTCTGACATCCTTTTCCCCATTCATCCGCCTTTGTCACGGTTAAGGCGTAACAAGCTGCGTCAGTCAACGGAATTCCTTATGTGGCCTATTCTATATGCATGCTTCCATAAATGATCCTCTTTTTTCTCCTGCAGATCAAGAGGAAGTTGCATAGCTATGGAGGCCGGGGAGGTAATTCACGCCAAAATAGGTGAACAGAACGCATAGGAATCCCAGGATCGAAAGGATGGCCATCCTTTTTCCCCGCCATCCCCTCATGAGCCTGGAGTGAAGCAGGGCGGCATAGACGAGCCAGGTGATAAGGGACCAGGTCTCCTTGGGGTCCCAGCCCCAGTATCTCCCCCAGGCGGAATGGGCCCACACCGATCCTGTAATAATTCCCAGAGTCAAGAGAAGGAAGCCGATCACCACCATCTGGTAATTCAGGTCGTCCAGGATGTGCTTGGCGGGTATGAGTTTCAGGAAGAGGCTGCTTTCCTCTCCCTGGTCTCGCTGCTTTAAGAGATACATAAGGCTCAGGCCGAAGGCCACTCCGAAGGCTGCGTACCCGAAAAAACAGGTGATAACATGGGCTATGAGCCAGTTGCTCTTGAGGGCCGGAAGAAGGGGTTGAATATGGGTTTTGATATTCGGGGAATAAGAGGCATAGGCCATGGCGAGAAAGGCCAAGGGGGTCACGAAAGTCCCCAGAGTGCGGTTCCTGGTGCGCCTTTCCACCACGGCATAGAGAACCAGGATGGCCCAGGAAAAAAAGATGAGTGATTCATAGAGATTGGAAAGGGGGGCATGTCCGATGCCGAGCCTGTAGGACTCGATCCACCTCAAGGCGATTCCAAAAGTATGCCCCACAAGCCCCGAGAGGGTGACTATCGTGGCGAGCCTCCCGAAGATTTCCTTTCCTATGACCATCATCATGAGATAGAGCAAAAATGAAAAGAAATAGACAAAGGTGATATAACTCAGAATAACGGAATTTATCATGCCTAGTAAATCCTTCCAGTTAAAATGAGATGTTAACAGGTGTTAAGACCAAAAGGGGCGGTTTCATAACCCCGGATTCCGGTCTGATCCCCGGGTCTCCTGGATCATCCGGCAAATTCGGTCCAGTTCCCTTTCCAGTCCGACCGGATTTTTGGGAGATCGGCCCGCCAGATCGATTTGCAGTCCATCCTTTTTTTCTTCCAAGCGAATCCAGACGCGCCTTGGGTGGAGAAAAAAAGTCACGAAGAGTCCCGCCATGATCATGATGAAGCCAGCCCAGACAATGGGAACACCGGGATCCCGACTCACCTGGAGACCTGTGTAAAATTTGCTTTCGATGTCCTCGAGAAAAAAGGTATAGGGCTTGAAGGCCGAAGGGTTCATTCTCGGGGACCGGAGCATGGTCTCTGGAAACTTGCCCTTGAGGGATCCTGGATCCTGAAATACCCAGAATTCATGGCGTTTTTCGTCAGCCCCCCGGACCGATACGAGTACGGCGGGGCTCAACTTGCCCGAAGGGTCGTTGTGCACATCGATGACCCGGAAAACTCCCTCACGATCCGGCAGTTCACGGGGGTGTCCCCTGTGCACATCGAAACGGAATGTCTTTCCGGGCGCTCCTGCTTTTTCCAACCGAAGACGGATGGTTCCCGGGATCTTACCATAAGATGCCTGGTAAAAGGTGATCCCCTGGAAGGTCACGGGATGGTTGACAGAGAGGGGGCTTTCCAGGAGCACCTCTCGGCCGCGTAGAAATTTGAGATCGGAACGGTACTCCTTAGGGGATCCGTTTTCATAATACCGTACCGTGAACTTTTCGCAGGCCACTCGGAATGGGAGCTTGATAACCTCGCGGCTCCTGGTGATCATGACCCTGTCGGAGGATTCTCCTTCGGGAATATTGATAAAGCCGTCGAATCCGAAAAGGGAGCCGACGATTGCCCCGGCCAGGATGAGGATAACGCTGAAGTGGACGATAAAGACCCCGAAATACCCCAGTCCCCCCTTCTCTCCGAAAAAATAGACGGCCTTTCCCGAATCTTTTTCATGGATATTCCGGTAACAGCGTTTCAGAATCCCCCGCAGATGGTTGATCACATCGGCCCTGTCGGCTTTCAGGGTAAGGCTCCTGAGGGGCCAGTTACCCTCGAAGACCTTGTCCCGATCCGGTCGCGGAACTCGCCGGTAGAGCCTCCAGTTCTGGGGGAAGCGATCGATGGAACAGATGAGGAGATTCAGGGCCAGGAGCCCGATGAAGAGCCTGAACCAGAGGGAATGGTAAAGATCGGAGAACTGGGGAACGACCGTTCCCAGAATGGAAACGGCGGCAAGGCCTAGGAGAAGAAAAAAAGTAAGTCTCAAGGATTTGAGAAATCGCCACAAAGGGTGTGGACTCTGGGATTTCTTGGATCTGGTCATTATCAGCATACTCCGCTTTAGGAATTAGCCCTCGGCCTCTCAAGGTGTGCTTGGACCAGGGGAGGCCCGGGAGGGGATTTCGTTTTAACCTCAATTTTGCATGAACAATCTCTTCGATACCTTGCAACTTCGCAAACTCGACGGTTGCAAGATTTGCAAAAACTAACACGTATACGGATCTTTTTAAACTGTAAAGCGAAAACGTCATTCGTCTTCGCCAGGATACCCTGTAGCTTGGCTTTAGAGAGTGCCCATCCATAAAGCAGGCAATTTTGTTCAAGGTCAAGGAAGGCGAAGATTTTAACCGCAGGAATACATTGAAGTATTTCGAGGATTAAAATCTGAGCCTGACCTGTCTGCCGTGCCTGCCTGCCCCTTGGGAAAAGGGCCATTTATGGATGGGCACTAGGGAGGAATGGAGGGATGAGAAGGCACTGAAGCACTCTTTAGCGAAGGCGGGGGCGCTCCGTCGCAATTCCGCTCAAGATGACCCGCTGCCTGTAGCGGGGAATTTCATTGAGTAGGGAATAGGGAAAAGATTTGACCGTTATCCCGAAATCTAGTAAATACCGACCTAAACCCGAATCGGCCGCTCGGTCGTCTATTCCCTTTTCTTTTCTATTATTTAATGGGGATTTCAAAGATGTTGGATCTGAAATTTATCCGAACGAATCTTGATCTCATCAAGGACATGCTGGAGAAGCGGGGTTACAATACTGATATTTCCGCTTTTTCGTCCATTGACGAGAAAAGGAGGAGCATCCTTCCCGCCCTGGAGGAGCTTCGCCACCGGCGGAACAAGGCAAGCGAAGAAATCGCCGAAATGAAGAAACAGGGAAGGGACCCCTCCCAGGTCATTTCGGAAATGAGGAGAGTTTCCTCAGAGATCAAGTCCCTGGAGGCGGAGCTATCGAAAATCGAGGAAAACTTGTCACCTCTTCTTATGGTCATTCCCAACGTGCCCCACGAATCGGTTCCGGTGGGACGGGACGAAAAAGACAATACCGTGATCAGGACCTGGGGAGAGATCAGGGAGATGGACTTCAATCCCAGGCCCCACTGGGAGATCGGGGAAGACCTCGGAATCCTGGACTTTGGAACCGCGGCCAAGATCGCAGGCGCCCGATTCGCTCTATATCGGGGCGCGGGCGCCTTGCTTGAACGGGCCTTGATCAACTTCATGCTGGACGTCCATACCCGTGAACACGGGTATACAGAAGTACTGCCCCCTTTCCTTGTAAACAGCGCGGCCATGACCGGAACGGGTCAACTTCCCAAGTTTAAGGAGGACCTTTTCAAGATCGAAGACTGGGATCTCTACCTCATACCAACGGCCGAGGTGCCCGTAACCAACATCCACCGAGAGGAGGTTCTGAGGGAAGAAGACCTTCCCCTTTCCTACGTCGCTTACACACCCTGCTTCCGATCAGAGGCCGGCTCTTACGGAAAGGATACCCGCGGGTTGATCCGACAGCACCAGTTCAACAAGGTGGAATTGGTCAAGTTCTCCAGGCCCCGGGAATCGTACGAGGAACTGGAAAAGTTGACCGGGGACGCCGAGGATATCCTGAAACGGCTGGGGCTGCCTTTCAGAACCGTTTGCCTGTGTACAGGCGACCTGGGCTTTTCCGCTGCAAAGACCTACGACCTTGAAGTCTGGCTTCCCGGCCAAGGGGTTTACAGGGAAATTTCATCCTGCAGCAATTTTACGGATTTTCAGGCCCGGCGGGCCGGTATCCGTTACAAGCGTAAGGGTGCTTCTGGAACTGAACTGGTGCACACATTGAACGGTTCGGGACTGGCCGTAGGAAGAACGGTTGTGGCGATCCTTGAAAACTATCAGCAGGCCGACGGAAGCGTTGTCGTTCCCGAAGCCCTGGTGCCCTACATGGGAGGATTGGAGGTTATCGCGTCTGAACCCAAATGAACGAGATCCCTTTCCATTCCAAGACCTGGATGAAATATCAGAAGCGGCTCAGGCGCGAGGCCCGGATCAACTACTATCTCCGGAGACTACCATGGCTGGGAATTTACGGGATCGCGATCTTTGCCCTTTTGGCTTCCACTTTTTTCTCGGTGTACTGGATTTTTACCCGGCTTGGGAAGGCCCCCGGGCAGGAAATCCGAAACCGTCACCAACCGCCCACCCGCCCCTGGAGCAAAAAGGACCTGGTCCTTTTCCTGAAAGGCATGAATCTGGATCTCACGAAGGAACCGGACCCCCTTCCCGTCACAAAAAACGGAAGACGGTTCCTGGTGGAGACCTCCATCGATCCTTCCCTCCAGGCATATATGGAAAAGCTTCTTAGGCGGTCCCTCACTTTGCAGGCCGCGGCGGTGGTGCTGAGACCTAAAACGGGCCAGATCCTGGCCATGGCCCAATATCCGGGCAAGGAAGGCGGGAACGGGGAAAACCTGTGTCTCAAGGCGGAATTCCCTGCGGCCA
This genomic interval carries:
- a CDS encoding response regulator translates to MSDSLDVIIVDDDPVVCDLISQIVQRFYTWGKVFAFTDSSEAFAFCMDRGTGVAIFVLDVFLGEKTAFTFLDSIVDKFPMAYEDTIIITGNASDNIVDMCVASDINYLIEKPIRSYTLQLAVRAIVTKYIKFAKRLLKDPVFAENVSRF
- the ccsB gene encoding c-type cytochrome biogenesis protein CcsB, encoding MINSVILSYITFVYFFSFLLYLMMMVIGKEIFGRLATIVTLSGLVGHTFGIALRWIESYRLGIGHAPLSNLYESLIFFSWAILVLYAVVERRTRNRTLGTFVTPLAFLAMAYASYSPNIKTHIQPLLPALKSNWLIAHVITCFFGYAAFGVAFGLSLMYLLKQRDQGEESSLFLKLIPAKHILDDLNYQMVVIGFLLLTLGIITGSVWAHSAWGRYWGWDPKETWSLITWLVYAALLHSRLMRGWRGKRMAILSILGFLCVLFTYFGVNYLPGLHSYATSS
- a CDS encoding cytochrome c biogenesis protein ResB, encoding MTRSKKSQSPHPLWRFLKSLRLTFFLLLGLAAVSILGTVVPQFSDLYHSLWFRLFIGLLALNLLICSIDRFPQNWRLYRRVPRPDRDKVFEGNWPLRSLTLKADRADVINHLRGILKRCYRNIHEKDSGKAVYFFGEKGGLGYFGVFIVHFSVILILAGAIVGSLFGFDGFINIPEGESSDRVMITRSREVIKLPFRVACEKFTVRYYENGSPKEYRSDLKFLRGREVLLESPLSVNHPVTFQGITFYQASYGKIPGTIRLRLEKAGAPGKTFRFDVHRGHPRELPDREGVFRVIDVHNDPSGKLSPAVLVSVRGADEKRHEFWVFQDPGSLKGKFPETMLRSPRMNPSAFKPYTFFLEDIESKFYTGLQVSRDPGVPIVWAGFIMIMAGLFVTFFLHPRRVWIRLEEKKDGLQIDLAGRSPKNPVGLERELDRICRMIQETRGSDRNPGL
- the serS gene encoding serine--tRNA ligase, translating into MLDLKFIRTNLDLIKDMLEKRGYNTDISAFSSIDEKRRSILPALEELRHRRNKASEEIAEMKKQGRDPSQVISEMRRVSSEIKSLEAELSKIEENLSPLLMVIPNVPHESVPVGRDEKDNTVIRTWGEIREMDFNPRPHWEIGEDLGILDFGTAAKIAGARFALYRGAGALLERALINFMLDVHTREHGYTEVLPPFLVNSAAMTGTGQLPKFKEDLFKIEDWDLYLIPTAEVPVTNIHREEVLREEDLPLSYVAYTPCFRSEAGSYGKDTRGLIRQHQFNKVELVKFSRPRESYEELEKLTGDAEDILKRLGLPFRTVCLCTGDLGFSAAKTYDLEVWLPGQGVYREISSCSNFTDFQARRAGIRYKRKGASGTELVHTLNGSGLAVGRTVVAILENYQQADGSVVVPEALVPYMGGLEVIASEPK